In the Leishmania donovani BPK282A1 complete genome, chromosome 31 genome, one interval contains:
- a CDS encoding triacylglycerol lipase-like protein, whose product MPHSSCSRIVVVAALLLLCGSARAVVLSREYSQTDARRSLQYANVTYADIDAIESWKCGGSCNANPSFKVTSIVKGDDAHSLLAYVGVDDGSAQVVVALRGSATQQEKLMRRPAEPVLYDITSGCGLECRVHTGFQRSYLAVRRTVRAAVVRDLTMHPGYNVLVTGHSVGAAVALLAAVDVQAHVNRMFFVSRPIVSLYTFGMPRVGNQAFAVWAAGMLSRGSHFRITSRHDPVPRMPSSGSADFQHVPYEVYCAAAAGTNCRVCEDSADGDDPTCIVQASKVDMRDHFFYFGERISGGAAGDAMLYL is encoded by the coding sequence ATGCCGCACTCATCTTGCAgccgcatcgtcgtcgtggcgGCTCTGCTTCTCCTGTGCGGGAGCGCACGAGCCGTAGTCCTGTCGCGAGAGTACTCGCAAACCGACGCGAGACGGTCCCTGCAGTACGCAAACGTGACGTACGCTGACATCGATGCCATAGAGAGTTGGAAGTGCGGAGGCAGCTGCAACGCAAACCCGTCGTTCAAGGTGACATCGATTGTGaagggcgacgacgcgcacaGTCTGCTTGCCTACGTGGGtgtcgacgacggcagcgcgcaagTGGTCGTGGCGCTTCGTGGCTCTGCGACGCAGCAGGAAAAGCTTATGCGCCGCCCCGCGGAGCCCGTCCTGTACGACATCACATCCGGCTGCGGCCTTGAGTGTCGGGTGCACACCGGCTTCCAAAGAAGCTACTTGGCCGTCCGCCGCACCGtccgcgctgctgtcgtgcgTGACTTGACGATGCATCCCGGTTACAATGTTCTGGTGACGGGCCACTCCGTtggcgcggcagtggcgctgctggcggcggtaGACGTGCAGGCGCATGTGAATCGCATGTTCTTTGTGTCACGGCCGATTGTGTCGCTCTACACGTTTGGCATGCCTCGCGTGGGCAACCAAGCATTTGCGGTGTGGGCAGCTGGCATGCTCTCGCGGGGTTCCCATTTCCGCATCACAAGTCGACATGATCCCGTGCCCCGGATGCCCTCCAGCGGCAGTGCGGACTTTCAGCACGTCCCCTATGAGGTTtactgcgccgctgctgcgggcaCAAACTGCCGCGTGTGCGAGGACAgcgccgatggcgacgacCCGACATGCATCGTGCAAGCATCCAAGGTGGATATGCGGGACCACTTCTTCTACTTTGGGGAGCGTATCTcaggtggcgccgctggggATGCCATGCTGTACCTGTAA
- a CDS encoding lipase precursor-like protein, which translates to MRRVQSWTCSSACGSVAAFELTAVMNHIITGAGGFVGVDHATQQIAVAFRGTGNIQSILAGINVLLAKYDKSSSCGSRCEVHNGFYASYMSLRQQTRDAVLKLIRKGPTYEILATGHSLGGAMALLAAADLQERLNNLESSSDLKPVPVYTFGAPRVGNAAFAEWVDSLLAKGAKYRITHAGDPVVLVPARTWGYVHSTSEVFYKTRSNHSCDVQRLARSGGLKVHPRNVLSWA; encoded by the coding sequence ATGCGTCGCGTTCAGTCATGGACGTGCAGCTCTGCGTGCGGCAGTGTGGCAGCCTTTGAGCTGACGGCTGTAATGAACCACATCATCacaggcgccggcggcttTGTCGGCGTGGACCACGCGACGCAGCAGATTGCGGTCGCCTtccgcggcaccggcaacATTCAGAGTATCTTGGCTGGCATCAAtgtgctgctggcgaagTACGACAAGAGCTCCAGCTGCGGCTCACGGTGCGAGGTGCACAATGGCTTCTACGCCTCCTATATGTCTCTTCGTCAGCAGACACGAGACGCTGTGCTGAAGCTGATTCGCAAGGGCCCCACGTACGAGATCCTCGCCACTGGGCACTCGCTCGGTGGGGCCATGGCGTTactggctgctgctgacctGCAAGAGCGGCTCAACAATCTTGAAAGCTCCTCTGACTTGAAGCCGGTGCCCGTGTACACCTTTGGCGCACCACGAGTGGGCAACGCTGCCTTTGCAGAGTGGGTAGACTCCTTGCTGGCGAAGGGAGCCAAGTATCGCATCACCCATGCGGGGGACCCGGTGGTGCTCGTTCCTGCGCGCACGTGGGGCTACGTGCACAGCACCTCGGAAGTGTTCTACAAGACGCGCTCGAATCACAGTTGTGATGTGCAACGACTTGCCAGGTCAGGAGGACTCAAGGTGCACCCTCGCAATGTTCTTTCGTGGGCTTGA